One Methylomonas sp. LL1 DNA segment encodes these proteins:
- the cbiE gene encoding precorrin-6y C5,15-methyltransferase (decarboxylating) subunit CbiE, translating into MQAMCSFIGVLDNGAASLSQEALQVLHEAQHVIAGSRLLATLAKDITQARHYDLTGQLKQVPDWINAALAQNEAVAVLATGDPLCHGIAGFLAGKLDPDRVRILPNPSTIQLAFAELKLSWQNATIVSVHSQDAGEWMRGTKPDHGLYELAQRCRQHTLLAVLTSPDNTPARIARLLQIEGLADAFEMAIAEALKQPEQLVSGWLSIAEVAQNSYRDPNVVILKRRSAVPAPVLFGVSDDLFQQRKPEKGLITKREVRAVSLARMQLTRRSIVWDIGAGSGSVGLEAARLCPEGHVFAIEKNADDIANVEQNQAAWGISNYSVVQGKAPQFLDTWPDPDAVFIGGSGGELAELIIFCLGRLRPAGWLVMNFVTLENLSTAVDTLKQLGADWDVCQIQASRSSPILAMHRLQGENPVWIVSATHSLQPISSGHDEH; encoded by the coding sequence ATGCAAGCCATGTGCAGTTTTATCGGCGTACTCGATAACGGCGCCGCCAGCCTGAGCCAGGAGGCCTTGCAGGTATTACACGAAGCCCAACACGTCATCGCCGGTAGCCGTCTGTTGGCAACGCTGGCTAAAGACATTACCCAGGCCAGACACTACGACTTAACCGGGCAACTCAAACAAGTGCCGGATTGGATCAATGCCGCGTTGGCACAAAATGAAGCCGTAGCAGTACTGGCGACCGGCGATCCCTTGTGTCACGGTATCGCCGGTTTTTTGGCCGGCAAACTGGATCCGGATCGTGTGCGCATCTTGCCCAATCCGAGCACGATACAATTGGCCTTTGCCGAATTGAAATTGTCCTGGCAAAACGCCACCATCGTTTCAGTGCACAGTCAGGATGCCGGCGAATGGATGCGAGGCACCAAGCCCGATCACGGCTTGTACGAATTGGCCCAGCGCTGCCGTCAACACACATTATTGGCGGTTTTGACCAGCCCGGACAACACGCCGGCGCGCATTGCCCGCTTATTGCAAATCGAAGGCTTGGCCGATGCGTTCGAGATGGCGATTGCCGAAGCGCTGAAACAACCCGAACAGCTCGTCAGCGGTTGGCTGAGCATTGCTGAAGTGGCCCAAAACAGCTATCGCGATCCCAATGTAGTGATTCTGAAACGCAGATCGGCTGTGCCGGCACCGGTACTGTTTGGCGTCAGCGACGACCTGTTTCAGCAGCGCAAACCGGAAAAAGGCCTGATCACCAAACGTGAAGTGCGCGCGGTATCGCTGGCCCGCATGCAATTGACGCGTCGCAGCATTGTCTGGGACATCGGCGCCGGCTCAGGCTCGGTCGGACTGGAGGCGGCGCGGCTGTGTCCGGAGGGTCATGTATTTGCGATCGAAAAAAACGCCGATGATATTGCCAATGTCGAACAGAATCAGGCTGCCTGGGGTATCAGCAATTACAGCGTCGTGCAAGGCAAGGCGCCGCAATTTCTCGACACCTGGCCCGATCCGGATGCGGTATTCATCGGTGGTTCCGGCGGGGAATTGGCCGAACTGATCATCTTTTGTTTAGGTCGTTTGCGCCCGGCAGGTTGGCTGGTGATGAATTTTGTTACGTTGGAAAACCTGTCCACCGCCGTCGACACCCTGAAACAACTCGGCGCAGACTGGGACGTCTGTCAGATTCAAGCCTCGCGTAGTAGTCCGATTCTGGCTATGCATCGCTTACAGGGCGAAAACCCGGTGTGGATCGTGTCGGCCACCCATTCTTTACAGCCCATATCAAGCGGTCACGATGAACACTAA
- a CDS encoding cobalt-precorrin-5B (C(1))-methyltransferase produces the protein MPERKPKGTRKGYTTGACSTAAARAAVLGLLNGRVPDTIDCVLPNGQDVVFKVEESFVQNGRAHAVIEKDAGDDPDCTNHARLTADVIWIEQPDTIVLQGGEGIGQITRPGLGLEVGGPAINPVPRKNIEHNIRLIAAEALKTRGLQVTLSVPDGEEMAKKTLNYRLGIIGGISILGTTGIVHPYSTAAFRASVVQGVEVAANQGQASVVLTTGGRTEKFVMRELPELDESCFVQMGDFLTPALEAADRCGIQNIIIGGMVGKLTKMAQGETITHAGRAPVDVELVADIARSIGAPAEVCDAIAAQETARYASECMAELGLERAFHVELAKRVIATLESRYPGRFHISVLVCDFDGNKLAEAGRI, from the coding sequence ATGCCTGAACGCAAACCCAAAGGCACCCGCAAGGGTTACACCACCGGCGCCTGTTCGACTGCGGCGGCGCGGGCGGCCGTATTGGGTTTGCTGAATGGTCGCGTGCCGGACACCATCGACTGCGTGCTACCCAATGGTCAAGACGTGGTGTTCAAAGTCGAAGAAAGCTTCGTACAGAACGGCAGAGCGCATGCGGTCATTGAAAAAGACGCCGGCGACGATCCAGATTGCACCAATCACGCTCGGCTGACAGCGGATGTAATCTGGATAGAACAACCGGACACTATCGTATTGCAAGGGGGCGAAGGCATAGGCCAGATCACGCGCCCCGGTTTGGGTCTTGAGGTTGGCGGCCCGGCCATCAATCCGGTTCCGCGCAAAAATATCGAACACAATATCCGTCTAATCGCCGCCGAAGCCCTAAAAACCAGAGGCTTACAGGTGACCCTCTCCGTGCCGGACGGCGAAGAGATGGCAAAAAAAACCCTGAACTATCGTTTGGGCATCATCGGCGGTATTTCGATTTTAGGTACGACCGGGATCGTGCATCCGTATTCCACGGCGGCGTTTCGGGCTAGCGTGGTGCAAGGCGTTGAGGTGGCGGCCAATCAGGGTCAGGCTAGTGTGGTCCTGACCACCGGCGGCCGCACCGAGAAATTCGTGATGCGCGAATTGCCCGAGCTGGATGAAAGCTGTTTCGTGCAAATGGGTGACTTTCTGACCCCGGCATTGGAGGCCGCCGACCGTTGCGGCATTCAAAACATCATCATCGGCGGCATGGTGGGCAAGCTGACCAAAATGGCCCAAGGCGAAACCATTACGCATGCCGGCCGCGCACCGGTTGACGTGGAACTGGTCGCCGATATTGCCCGCAGCATCGGCGCACCGGCTGAAGTGTGCGATGCCATCGCCGCGCAGGAAACCGCCCGTTACGCATCGGAATGCATGGCGGAACTGGGGCTTGAACGCGCATTTCATGTCGAACTGGCCAAGCGGGTCATTGCGACGCTGGAAAGCCGTTATCCCGGACGGTTTCACATCAGCGTTCTGGTGTGTGATTTTGACGGCAACAAACTGGCGGAAGCCGGAAGGATTTGA